ggggatacgcagggagctggggagacgtggggggggtctgggggatacggagggagctgggggatgtgggggggtctgggggatacgcagggagctggggagacgtggggggggtcggggggatacgcagggagctggggagacgtgggggggtctgggggatacgcagggagctggggagacgtgggggggtctgggggatacgcagggagctgggggatgtggggcGGGTCTGtgggatacgcagggagctggggagacgtgggggggggtctgtgggatacgcagggagctggggagacgtggggggggtctgtgggatacgcagggagctggggagacgtggggggggtctgggatacgcagggagctgggggacgtgggggggggtctgggggatacggagggagctgggggacgtgggggggggtctgggggatacggagggagctggggagacgtgggggggtctgggggagacgtggggggggtctgggggatacgcagggagctggggagacgtggggggggtctgggggatacgcagggagctgggggacgtggggggggtctgggggatacgcagggagctgggggacgtggggggggtctgggggatacgcagggagctggggagacgggggagctgggggacgtggggggggtctgggggatacgcagggagctgggggacgtggggggggtctgggggatacgcagggagctggggagacgggggagctgggggatgtggggggggtctgggggatacgCAGAGAGCTGGGAGacgtgggggggggtctgggggatacgcagggagctggggagacggggggtctgggggatacgcagggagctggggagacgggggggtctgggggatacgcagggagctgggggatgtgggggggtctgggggatacgCAGGATGGggtctggggcagctgggggatatgcagggagcagggggatgtgggggagccGCGGGatatgtgggggggggtggggggagcagagtgtcacatttctccagcagctggaagcaagTGGGGGCCCAGCCGGCCTCGGGGCCTGTTGGGGGGCGAGTGATGGGGCCGGGGGTGATCAGTGGCTCACGCGTCTCCCtgagcactggggtggggggggtttaGCAGTCTCGGGGAAGGGCGGGGACAGAGGCCGGGGACAGGCTGGAGAGCCACGGAGGAGCTGCCCCCCAACTAGCCTGGAGACGGGGGGGACCCCCTGGCTGGCCTTGAGGGgtggtaaggggcacctggcatctGAGCTGGCCTGAGAGCCGCTGGCTGgtggggaggcactgggggaccccccccccggctccgtgCCTGTGAGTCCCTGGGGAGAGGCCCCATCGCTTGGCATGGAGGGGCCCTGGGGTGCTGACGTGCACCATCCCCCCCCCCTAGCCTGATGGCCGGCCCCAGGGCTCAGCGGGGGGCACTGACCCAGTGGGGGATGAACGCTGAGCAGGAGGAGGATGAGGTCGGGGGGCGgttggggggctgcagggaggtgatGCTGAGGTGCTCCAGACccagggggcagtcgggggtggggaggtgtgaTGTCTCTGTCTCTCCATGGGGGTctcacctcctccctcaccccccccccatctctcgcCAGCTTTTCTATTCGTTCTTCAAATCCCTGGTGGGGAAGGACGTGGTGGTGGAGTTAAAAAATGATCTGAGGTGAGTCCTGGTGCACACAGGGGTCCCCattgcctgccagccccaccccctgctctaacccctagtcaccactccccctcccccagagctgggaagggaacccaggagtcctggctcccagccccccctgctctaacccaccagcccccactcccctcccagagctggggtagaacccaggagtcctggcttccagtcctgtcccccgtgccccccctccccctgctgtaaCCCCTGCACCCCGTTCCCCTGTGATAACACCCCTCCCTCTCTGTTGTAGTATCTGTGGGACCCTCCATTCTGTGGATCATGTAAGAAATTTCCAGGTTATTTTCAGAGCGtgtcttcccccccctccccccccccagtgcacctGGCCCAAGAGATTCCTCTGCTTTGAGGCCAAATCAGAGCTGgcgccccctgtgccccccccatcccaccccccgaACCAGCCCGTCCCCTGTCCTGCGGCTGGATCGGAGCCAgtgccccctgcgcccccccatcccaccccctgaaCCAGCCTGTCCCCTGTCCTgcggctggatcagagccagtgCCCCCATGGACTCCACTCTTCCcctaagccagccagtccccgccctggggccggatcggaGCCGATGCCCGTACAGGGGAAAGGCCCagtgccccatttccccccccccctgctttcCTGGCACAGCGATGCAGAAGGTAGCCCCTTGTGCCCCCCCTTACCCTCCCCATCTGGGTGTTAACTGTCCGTGTGTCTGTCCGTCCTGTCAGTACTTGAACATCAAGCTGACCGACATCAGCATGACGGACCCGGAGAAGTACCCCCACATGGTAAGGGGCCGgcccttccccttggctggggtggagggggccctgctgggggggggtgtggggagcgtGGTGGGCAGCGGGAGGTTGTCCGGGGAGTCACGGGGGGTCAGACGTGCTGATGGCATTTCTCACAGGGTGGGTCTGGGGTCTTCacccagcctgcagggggcggggtcacaGACACAGGGGGCAGGGGCCGATCTTCCCAGCCTGCAGGGGGGCAGACActgatccccccccccgctgcattAGGGGGCGGGGACACACATGGGGGGGGAGCTCTGACACCCCCTTGCCATCAGGGGCTGCGGACACACGTGGGGGGGAGCTCTGAGACCCCTCGCCATCAGGGGGTGGGGAcacgtgtgtgggggggagctctGAGACCCCCTTGCCATCAGGGGCTGCGGACACACGTGGGGGGTGGGCTCTGACACCCCCTGCCAGCAGGGAGCCCTCCCCCTAACCCCGCTCTGTCCCCCCAGCTGTCGGTGAAGAACTGCTTTATCCGCGGCTCCGTGGTGCGCTACGTGCAGCTGCCGGCAGACGAGGTGGACACGCAGCTGCTGCAGGATGCCGCGCGCAAGGAGGCGCTGCAGCAGAagcagtgacccccccccatgccccccctccctccctgctgcagggggtgcagggcggaGACCTGCCCCACCCGGCTGCTTCCCGCCAGCCGTAAAATCCCCCCTGCTCGGCAGCTCCTGCCACTACACCGAtgctcccggacgcctgggtctgtggctgctccccctcctggctgggagcaggagctgagccgCTGTCCAggagcccggacacctgggtccacTCTGCTCCCTCCATGCTCTGGGAGTAGGAGCCCAGCTCCTATCCAggagcccggatgcctgggttcttcCTTTTCACCCTGCCCTCCCAGGCCCCGGAGGCCTGAGTTTCTCTCTGCAAGCCCAGGcctcggactcctgggttcctctcCACTTGTGCTTGGGAGGGAACAGGAAGAGCAgaggggaacccaggcatccggggccCTGCATGGGGGCTCAGCTTCTACTCAAGAGAATTGGGTGGGGGCTGTGCCCTTTCTaggggcccggacgcctgggttcaactcccctgccccccaatatGCCCAGATCTAGGACACCTGAGTTCTGTGTGCTCCCTGAGCTGCTTATCTCCTGTGGGATGAATATCAGGGTGGTTCCTAGGCTTGTCGTGTCCCCCGCCCTTGGGGGGGAAAGATTATGGGGGCCCCCTTAGTTCTGGTTTGaatctccccagcccccctctttCACCTCCAGGGCCATGGCCAGTTAagcctcatttttatttttaaactgtaatTTCTCCCTGTTCTTTAAGGGGGGTGTTTAGTTCCCCCCACATCATTGGAGGGGCAGGGACTGCACTCCTGGGGTGCCGTTAACCCCAGCTGGCGAAATCCTGGAAGAGTTGTGGGGCGTTTGAATTTCCCGGGGGggattggggtttttttaggGTTTGGGCCGAGGGGGATGAAGGTTTTTTGTATGTTTGATTCATGGCTTGAAGTCTCGGGCGGAATAAAAGTTTTTGGAGCCTGGTTAcaaacttttgttgttgtttatggtAGGGTCTACGGTCTGCTCCAACCCAGATGCCCAGGTTCATTTCCGCGCCTCCCCCCATTATAGATGCTGAGCTGCCATGCAGGCTCCTGGACACTTGGGCTCCCATGTAGGGTCCCGGCTGCCTGGGTTGATCCATGTTCTAcatgtagggaaactgaggcacagagagaggtgaCTTCCTTGCTCTCAAAAGCAATCCaggccagagcagggctgagaacccaggtgtccgggcccTCAGCTATGACCCAGTCTTCTCTCATCTGCTCCTTCgatgctggggggggcgggggtgttcaGGGCCTTCAGAGCGGATGGGTTGAGCAGGGGGAGCGGGTGCTTGGTTGGTCCTTTTAGCGTGGTGTGTGTTCTTGCTTTTGTAcacaagggcgcctgtccctttaaataatATTGCATCATCAAACACTTACTATGACATCACCCTGGGACAAGCACTGCCCCTTTCATGTTACATCATTGTCCATGGGGATTCTCATACTTTAAATGTTACTCAGGCTCCGCCCCTTTCTCAGGATGACCTCATCTGTCACTAACTTTCTGCCCTTGCAAACATAGTAGGCTCTGCCCACTGAGCTTATTGCATCATCAGACTCCACCCCTTTGCAATAGGCTCCACCCTTTTCACATGGGATCTTTCCCTCTAAGAAATTATTACATCATCAGGGGACTCTATGTgcctcccctttaaaaaaaaaaaaaaaaaaaaaagttgtcatcAGATAAGGCTCCACCCCTTCCACTAGACTGCCTTCAGCAGGCTCTAAGCTCCTCCCATTGGTGATGTCATCAGGCCTGGCCCTCTTTAAGAGTAGCTGTGACCTCACTGGCCAGGCTGTGAGCTGTGGCTTGATGATGTCATAGTGGCTCCTTAAGCCCCGCCCACTTGAAGAGTATTGTGTAATCCCCTTCATGAGGTGAGGTCACTGCTGTGGGTGCTGCCCTTTTAATGGTCCTAAGGTTGGGGATTGGCTGCTTCACCCCTCAACTGGCTGCTGATTGGTTGGCATGAGATGGGTGGGGATGCAGtgccagccaatgggaaggcAGGGTGACTCTGCCGTCATGCTTCTACAGAGAGAGCAGTAGGGTTTAGTTAGTGCGGAGGTGGGAGCTGGACTCCTGGGGGAGtagggtccagtggttagagctggggggggctaggggccaggactcctgggttccctccctgcatcctccctccctaTTTAAATGATCACCCTTTAGCCCCACCAGCCCAATCCCATAAGCACTCCCTGAATCCccatccctgcctgcagcctgggcaccCAGGGGTtaacatccccccccccctgcccccagccgcaaATGCTCTGCAAACATCTGGCAAACGCTTTGCACCAGCAGGGctgatccctccccctcccctccccggagccccccaagcagcagcccccaactcccccccctcacccagaggGACACTCCCAcacacctccctcctgccccattccccatttGCAAACTGTTTGCAGACCCTGGGGGGCCAATTGCAGCTGGTGCCAccgctgggggggaagggagaggaaaggggggacCCCACCCCTTTCTAcccccccttcccagcagccTTTGCAGCTGGCTGCAAgcagaggagacaggagcagcatTTGCAGGCAAAAGGAGAAACCCAGGTAccttcctgctgcagcagggggcgctgaggGGGCCATGACAGGCCCCTGAGGGGCCCTTGGCCAGTGGGGGACCCCACCCCAATATTTAACATTACTGCAACAGGCCCCGTAGCTGGACTGCAGGGGGCAAGGAGTCGGAGtcggtagggggcgctctcccctggcagtcagggctggcccccgTGCCCCAGGGAgatgctagggggcgccgtgctgcagggagcagagccgggggctctgtgctgtggggagcagggctgtgtggggtgcgagggaagggggaatggggtgggggctcGGAAGGggacactagggtggggggttttcagggtggggagagagggcactgggcaggggatgctggggcagagggtgctgggtggggggctgggcaggaggcaccGGAGCAGGGGGTGTGGTGGGCTCACCCTGTCTCTCccctgggggtgctggggtggggggctgggtaggaggtatggggggctgggcagggggcgcagcGGGCTCACCCTGTCTCTCCCCAGGGGCTCTCTCCATGTCGGCGCGCCTGGCCCTGGTGGACTGGCTGGACGAAGGCTTCTCCAGCATCATTGAGCTGGGGGCGGTGAGCGAGCCGTGCCGGGACCCCGCCCGCTACCGGCCGGGCCAAGAGGTGGCAGCCCGGTGCCCCCTCTTCAAGGGGCTGAACCGCGCCCACATCCTGGCCCTCAGCGGTGAGCGAGCGAGCGCCCCCCTGCTCCGGGTACACCCCTGTCCTCCCCCCCGACACCTCTCCGtctgtccctccctccttccctccatccgtcccccctgcacctcctgtacatccccccacacctctccgtctgtccctccctccatccatcccccccacacctctccatccctccctatTACTGGTCATTAcaattactgggggtcgtgagctgtcagcctccacctcaaaccctgttttgcctccagcatttatataagtgttaaatatataaaaaagtgttttcaatttataaggagggggggggggtcacactcagaggtttgctatgtgaaagggtcaccaggacaaaagtttgagaaccactgaattaacccctgtgaagcctcagggaatgcaggggaggggggtctcccttggtagggttgggaaggatattgctcttctcatgtgatccctccccgcagtggctaattttaaatgaagctccctcccctgacatgaatccccctatggcactgaaattacaagtagactataatttggcatttgagaagtgacagGGACGGTGGCCCTAATGGAAAAGGtgacagcttggctcttctgcaagcctcaaactgctgatgaGCCTTAGGGTTGGGAAGGCTGcacctcccaaacagcctggccctgcccccatccgacccccacccacttcctgcccccgactgtccccctcagaatccccgacccatcctgctgcttgtcccctcaccgtcccccagagaccccccaccaccaccctgggaccccacccctgctccccgtcTGCCCCAATCCCTATCCACCACCCCCAGGGTCCTGACAGACTCCCCCCCCGGAAtgcccccaatccaaccccccattccctgcccccgccgccaccccccccaacctctgccccctccctgtgccctgactgtccctgggactccctgccccttagccaacccccccagccccagcctcttaccctcggctccctcctcacccagagcctcagcgcgtcGCCAAGCAGCTgcagcgtgtccccggcggggcctgagccccaccctgctccgaaccgcatggggagggggcggggctggaagctccacaccgagcagagggagctgagctcggcccggagctcgcagccccgccccctccccacgcggctcggagcggggcggagctcaggggccccccCGGAGCCACGCAGCTgcagcggaggaggagcggcccgtcctctgcagccaggcagggccacgctaccggtaaggggccatccctctcccccaagcggagccggtagcgcggccctgccccggctgcagaggacgggccgctcctcggctcgcagcggcgggaagagctggggccccagcctgccgccccctatattttgccgccctaggcaccagcttgtttagcTAGTGCCTAGATCCACCcctgagagaatcatgaactgctcagagaccattaatgcagagaagcagcaaaattaatcaaacatagaactggttctgacttatttacttggtcttaaaagagaacaacaaggacctgagtctcctccctgtcaataaccccctgctcagccaatcagggtagagactgaggacgggaggctgagggttctcaccagagagcccaaaggatggcccaggtcaccggtgcggatcactgcccgagcactatttcagccccacatttttgggtggacctcccacagtgggagctgccaaacactcccccgcaacacacacacacacacacctcgctcctggtgttgggaggggaacagaaagaagcaagagacaaagagaaaggaggaagggatggaggaaaaggtgaaacacaaaggacaaatcccaggtgcggaataaaattctgcctccttaagcccgtgttttccatgcttagacttcgtcaccagatggatcagactgaacaggtttcaaacctcgaggaggctcttaccttctaaacagggacggctggtctctagtaaaatcaggaaaagggaaggagaaaactcaaaagaggctcctcctggcgctgacgtacctgaacccgaatactctctcagtcctcaaagagagacctggagaaggagacttggggtacgtctacactatgggattattccgaatttacataaaccggtttagcaaaacagattgtataaaatcgagtgtctgcggccacactaaacacattaaatcggtggtgtgcatccacggtccgaggctagcgtcgatttctggagcattgcactgtgggtagctattctgtagctatcccatagttcccgcagcctcccccgccccttggaatttccgggttgagatcccagtgcctgatggggcaaaaatcattgtcgcgggtggttctgggtaaatgtcgtcagtcactccttccgctgggaaagcaacagcagacaagcatttcgtgccttgctatggcatctgccagggcaatccaggagcctgttttgccttttgtgactgtcaccgtatgtgtactagatgccgctgacagaggcgattcagcagcgctacacagcagcatgcttttgcttttgcatgacagcagagatggttaccagccatattgcaccatctaccataccataaattggtaataagatgatcgtggctaccagtccttttgcactgcaccatctgttgctgtcataagtgcccctggctgctcttagccaggggtgcaaaagccaaaattgggaatgactccctgagtcaatccctcctttttggtatctaaaaatagaatcagtcctgtctagaatttgggcaagtgtactagagaacccctgtatcatagaaccagagagcacagctgctctgtgtcagatccaacAGAAAttttgagctgtatgctattcacagggggtgctcctgcaacaaccccacctgttgattccattctacccccagccttcctgggctaccatagcattgtccccccacttgtgtgatgacacagtgacttgattctctatcccctttttaatgattcctaacatcctgtttgcttttttgaccgcctctgcacactgcgtggacatcttcagagaactgtccacgatgactccaagatctttttccaaaGCCAcctgaagccgccccggacagctaaacatagaagctgccgccgaattgccgccgcgctGAAAtgtgcctgctgccctaagggcacacggactgccccgcccccgcccgcagcagcaattcggcgcgctgcttgggggcaaaacaaggggggctgccgccccttgcagaatgccgccccaagcaccagcttggaatgctggtgcctggagccggccctgggttgtACCTCactgcttggctgtagacaatggatcttgtggtgtgcccggaaTGGAAGCTGGAGGGTTGCATGGCAgaatgcagagtgtgtgtgtgtgcggggggggggggtcagggcagaagcctgggtgtgtgtgtgtgggggcgtcagcgcagagggctgggggtgtaaaCGGGTCAGACtaacccctgcggcgcctcctgctggtgactctgggaattagctctgttccagcgctggagcgccctctgcaggctggtgatccgcctgtcttctactggcccccgtgtcccgccctggacccggtgccctcttgcATGGGGTGCtaccccctagcagtaaccccattctctctgggtttcccctgcccagggaacccccaccttttATCCCCCCCtcacctcagtagtggctactgcccagtctctatctagcccccgttcactggggcagactgcagtatccagtactcatcatcggcaaagaggatttggacctgctgccttggcctacccctaggttgccccctgcaacccccagtaccttttcctctgtgctaggccacagcctggggttttctaggctggagcttccccagctcctcagcctttccccagccctgcttcacccta
This window of the Mauremys mutica isolate MM-2020 ecotype Southern unplaced genomic scaffold, ASM2049712v1 Super-Scaffold_100406, whole genome shotgun sequence genome carries:
- the LOC123361199 gene encoding U6 snRNA-associated Sm-like protein LSm2 → LFYSFFKSLVGKDVVVELKNDLSICGTLHSVDHYLNIKLTDISMTDPEKYPHMLSVKNCFIRGSVVRYVQLPADEVDTQLLQDAARKEALQQKQ